A single Cyclopterus lumpus isolate fCycLum1 chromosome 3, fCycLum1.pri, whole genome shotgun sequence DNA region contains:
- the LOC117727753 gene encoding sorting nexin-1-like isoform X1 → MAASSDRIPPPFPDAEEPGAATCDMADGDSDEGEDIFINNSNPVAVSRGVSQPPDLFGEEEEEEEEEEEEASSTAAKSNGVHSDDDNDLFAESHVKLSSSGPKELSTSSGPPPPSSSFTQSPAAMQRTSLEQLEEDSFDVDVAVTNPEKVGDGMNAYVAFKVSTRTSLAMFRSKVFSVRRRYSDFLGLYEKLSVKQSLHGCIVPPPPEKSVVGMTKVKVGMDDPSSVEFVERRRAALERYLQRVVSHPSLLQDPDVREFLEREELPRAVSTQALSGAGFLKMINKASDAVNKMTIKMNESDTWFEDKFQEVENEEQQLRKLQAVVDSLVNHRKELCGSTALFAKSMAMLGNSEDNTALSRALSQLAEVEEKMEQLHQEQAASDFFIFAELLADYIRLLAAMRGCFDQRVRAWQRWQEAQSTLQKKREAEAKLLWANKPDKLQQAKDEITEWEARVTQYERDFDRIGMTVRKEVLRFEKEKAKDFRSQLVKYLDAMLQSKQRLVKFWEAFLPEAKAIA, encoded by the exons ATGGCGGCCAGCTCGGATCGaattcctcctcctttccctgACGCGGAGGAGCCGGGAGCCGCGACGTGTGACATGGCAGACGGGGACAGCGACGAGGGGGAGGACATCTTCATTAATAAC AGCAACCCTGTGGCTGTGAGTCGAGGAGTCTCTCAGCCTCCAGATCTGTtcggtgaggaggaggaagaggaggaggaggaggaggaagaggccagCAGCACCGCTGCCAAATCCAACGGAGTTCACTCTGATGATGACAACGACCTGTTTGCTG agtcaCACGTGAAGCTGAGCAGCTCTGGCCCAAAggagctctccacctcctctggccctcctcctccatcatcctcctTCACTCAGAGCCCTGCAGCCATGCAGCGCACCTCCCTGGAGCAG TTGGAAGAGGACAGTTTTGATGTAGATGTCGCCGTCACCAACCCTGAGAAAGTTG GAGATGGCATGAATGCATATGTGGCCTTCAAAGTATCCACCAGG ACCTCCTTGGCCATGTTCAGGAGTAAAGTCTTCTCTGTGAGGAGGCGTTACAGTGACTTCCTGGGTCTTTACGAGAAGCTGTCGGTCAAGCAGTCGCTCCACGGCTGCATCGTTCCACCACCACCGGAGAAAAGTGTCGTAG GAATGACCAAAGTGAAGGTGGGAATGGACGACCCGTCCTCGGTGGAGTTtgtggagagaagaagagcagcTCTGGAGAG gTATCTTCAGAGAGTAGTGTCTCACCCATCGTTACTACAAGATCCGGACGTCCGTGAGTTcttggagagagaggag cttcCCAGAGCAGTGAGCACCCAGGCGCTGAGTGGAGCTGGCTTCCTCAAAATGATCAATAAGGCATCAGATGCTGTCAACAAGATGACCATCAAGATGAATGAGTCAGACACT TGGTTTGAGGACAAGTTCCAGGAGGTGGAGAACGAGGAGCAGCAGTTGAGGAAGCTTCAGGCGGTGGTCGACTCCCTCGTCAACCACAGGAAGG AGCTGTGTGGGAGCACGGCACTGTTTGCCAAAAGCATGGCCATGTTGGGAAACTCTGAGGACAACACGGCCCTGTCCAGGGCCCTGTCCCAGCTggcggaggtggaggaaaagatggagCAGCTGCATCAGGAGCAGGCAGCCAGCGACTTCTTCATCTTCGCTGAGCTGCTGGCCGACTACATCCGCCTGCTGGCTGCTATGCGC GGGTGTTTTGACCAGCGCGTACGGGCGTGGCAGCGATGGCAGGAGGCTCAGAGCACGCtgcagaagaagagggaggcCGAGGCCAAGCTGCTGTGGGCCAACAAGCCGGACAAACTGCAGCAGGCCAAAGACGAGATCACCGAG TGGGAGGCGAGGGTGACTCAGTACGAGAGGGATTTCGACAGGATTGGCATGACCGTACGCAAGGAGGTTCTCAGGTTTGag AAAGAGAAAGCCAAGGACTTCAGGAGCCAGCTGGTCAAATACCTGGATGCAATGCTGCAGTCTAAACAACGG CTCGTAAAGTTCTGGGAGGCGTTCCTGCCGGAGGCGAAGGCAATAGCTTAA
- the LOC117727753 gene encoding sorting nexin-1-like isoform X2, translated as MQRTSLEQLEEDSFDVDVAVTNPEKVGDGMNAYVAFKVSTRTSLAMFRSKVFSVRRRYSDFLGLYEKLSVKQSLHGCIVPPPPEKSVVGMTKVKVGMDDPSSVEFVERRRAALERYLQRVVSHPSLLQDPDVREFLEREELPRAVSTQALSGAGFLKMINKASDAVNKMTIKMNESDTWFEDKFQEVENEEQQLRKLQAVVDSLVNHRKELCGSTALFAKSMAMLGNSEDNTALSRALSQLAEVEEKMEQLHQEQAASDFFIFAELLADYIRLLAAMRGCFDQRVRAWQRWQEAQSTLQKKREAEAKLLWANKPDKLQQAKDEITEWEARVTQYERDFDRIGMTVRKEVLRFEKEKAKDFRSQLVKYLDAMLQSKQRLVKFWEAFLPEAKAIA; from the exons ATGCAGCGCACCTCCCTGGAGCAG TTGGAAGAGGACAGTTTTGATGTAGATGTCGCCGTCACCAACCCTGAGAAAGTTG GAGATGGCATGAATGCATATGTGGCCTTCAAAGTATCCACCAGG ACCTCCTTGGCCATGTTCAGGAGTAAAGTCTTCTCTGTGAGGAGGCGTTACAGTGACTTCCTGGGTCTTTACGAGAAGCTGTCGGTCAAGCAGTCGCTCCACGGCTGCATCGTTCCACCACCACCGGAGAAAAGTGTCGTAG GAATGACCAAAGTGAAGGTGGGAATGGACGACCCGTCCTCGGTGGAGTTtgtggagagaagaagagcagcTCTGGAGAG gTATCTTCAGAGAGTAGTGTCTCACCCATCGTTACTACAAGATCCGGACGTCCGTGAGTTcttggagagagaggag cttcCCAGAGCAGTGAGCACCCAGGCGCTGAGTGGAGCTGGCTTCCTCAAAATGATCAATAAGGCATCAGATGCTGTCAACAAGATGACCATCAAGATGAATGAGTCAGACACT TGGTTTGAGGACAAGTTCCAGGAGGTGGAGAACGAGGAGCAGCAGTTGAGGAAGCTTCAGGCGGTGGTCGACTCCCTCGTCAACCACAGGAAGG AGCTGTGTGGGAGCACGGCACTGTTTGCCAAAAGCATGGCCATGTTGGGAAACTCTGAGGACAACACGGCCCTGTCCAGGGCCCTGTCCCAGCTggcggaggtggaggaaaagatggagCAGCTGCATCAGGAGCAGGCAGCCAGCGACTTCTTCATCTTCGCTGAGCTGCTGGCCGACTACATCCGCCTGCTGGCTGCTATGCGC GGGTGTTTTGACCAGCGCGTACGGGCGTGGCAGCGATGGCAGGAGGCTCAGAGCACGCtgcagaagaagagggaggcCGAGGCCAAGCTGCTGTGGGCCAACAAGCCGGACAAACTGCAGCAGGCCAAAGACGAGATCACCGAG TGGGAGGCGAGGGTGACTCAGTACGAGAGGGATTTCGACAGGATTGGCATGACCGTACGCAAGGAGGTTCTCAGGTTTGag AAAGAGAAAGCCAAGGACTTCAGGAGCCAGCTGGTCAAATACCTGGATGCAATGCTGCAGTCTAAACAACGG CTCGTAAAGTTCTGGGAGGCGTTCCTGCCGGAGGCGAAGGCAATAGCTTAA